A genomic stretch from Flavobacterium nitratireducens includes:
- a CDS encoding esterase: MKKIIPFFVSFLLGLGTYAQENVNFSTQKEIISPEINPDGSVVFRLDAKNATTVKVQCDCLPEGGSLTKGEDGIWSLTTKQLNPELYSYSFWVDGVKAFDPNNAFLIRDVSTVVNVFLVGGGKADLYKVTDVPHGTVSKRWYTSPNLKSTRRLTVYTPAAYENNQLTYPVLYLMHGAGGDENAWMELGRAAQIMDNLIAQGKAKPMIVVMTNGNADQTATPGESSEGFVKPIFMRPATFSGMTEAAFGDIIQFIESNYRVKKEKASRAIAGLSMGGMHSLVISANYPNTFDYVGVFSSAMLQPKDSQATVYSDFTNKLKAQKNNGFKLYWIGIGNTDFLFERSNEFRKLLDSLEFNYQYHETKGGHTWSNWRDYLSEFAPLLFQ, encoded by the coding sequence ATGAAAAAAATTATTCCATTTTTTGTTTCTTTCCTTTTAGGATTGGGAACTTACGCACAAGAAAACGTTAATTTTTCAACACAAAAAGAAATTATTTCTCCCGAAATTAATCCTGATGGTAGTGTTGTTTTTCGATTAGATGCTAAAAATGCTACAACAGTAAAAGTTCAATGTGATTGTCTTCCAGAAGGTGGTTCATTAACTAAGGGAGAAGATGGAATTTGGTCACTAACCACAAAACAACTCAATCCTGAATTGTATAGTTATTCCTTTTGGGTGGATGGTGTTAAAGCTTTTGATCCAAATAATGCATTTTTAATACGCGATGTTTCCACTGTGGTAAATGTATTTTTAGTTGGCGGTGGCAAAGCTGATTTGTATAAAGTAACAGATGTACCACATGGTACAGTTTCAAAACGATGGTACACATCCCCAAATTTGAAAAGCACTCGTAGGCTTACCGTTTATACACCTGCAGCTTATGAAAATAATCAACTGACTTACCCTGTGTTATATTTAATGCATGGTGCAGGCGGTGATGAAAATGCTTGGATGGAATTAGGGCGTGCTGCTCAAATCATGGATAATTTAATCGCACAAGGCAAAGCAAAACCTATGATAGTTGTCATGACCAATGGAAATGCAGATCAAACTGCAACACCGGGTGAATCCAGTGAAGGATTTGTAAAACCTATTTTTATGCGTCCTGCTACATTTTCTGGAATGACAGAAGCCGCTTTTGGAGACATTATCCAATTTATTGAAAGTAATTACCGTGTAAAGAAAGAAAAAGCTTCTCGTGCCATTGCAGGTCTTTCTATGGGTGGAATGCACAGTTTAGTTATCTCAGCTAATTACCCTAATACTTTTGATTATGTGGGTGTCTTTTCTTCAGCCATGTTGCAACCTAAAGATTCACAAGCAACAGTGTATAGCGATTTTACTAACAAACTAAAAGCACAAAAAAACAATGGATTTAAATTGTATTGGATAGGAATTGGTAACACCGACTTCTTATTTGAAAGATCTAATGAATTTAGAAAACTATTAGACAGTCTAGAATTCAATTACCAATACCACGAAACAAAGGGAGGGCACACTTGGTCTAACTGGCGTGATTATTTATCCGAATTTGCTCCTTTATTGTTCCAATAA
- a CDS encoding CoA transferase subunit B, with product MALTKEDIAKRIAQELQDGFFVNLGIGIPTLVANYIPEGINVEIQSENGVLGMGPFPFEGEEDADVINAGKQTITTLAGASFFDSAMSFGMIRGKHVDLTVLGAMEVAENGDIANWKIPGKMVKGMGGAMDLVASAENIIVAMMHVNKAGESKILKRCTLPLTGVGCVKKIVTELAVMEITPKGIKLLERAPGVTVEHIISATEAELLIESDIPEMKIN from the coding sequence ATGGCTTTAACAAAAGAAGATATTGCAAAACGAATTGCTCAGGAATTACAAGACGGCTTTTTTGTTAATTTAGGGATAGGAATTCCTACGCTGGTAGCGAATTATATACCAGAAGGAATAAACGTCGAAATTCAAAGCGAAAATGGCGTTCTGGGTATGGGTCCTTTCCCTTTTGAAGGAGAAGAAGACGCCGATGTGATTAATGCGGGAAAACAAACCATTACTACACTTGCTGGAGCCAGTTTTTTTGATTCAGCAATGAGTTTTGGGATGATCCGTGGGAAACACGTCGATTTAACGGTTTTAGGGGCTATGGAAGTAGCCGAAAACGGAGACATTGCCAACTGGAAAATTCCTGGAAAAATGGTCAAAGGAATGGGTGGTGCGATGGATTTAGTGGCTTCTGCCGAAAATATAATTGTGGCCATGATGCATGTCAATAAAGCTGGAGAAAGTAAAATTCTAAAAAGATGTACTTTACCATTGACAGGTGTGGGTTGCGTTAAAAAAATCGTGACTGAATTAGCAGTTATGGAAATTACACCTAAAGGAATTAAATTGCTGGAAAGAGCACCTGGTGTTACAGTAGAGCATATCATCTCTGCCACAGAAGCAGAATTGCTAATTGAAAGCGATATTCCAGAAATGAAAATTAATTAA
- a CDS encoding CoA transferase subunit A: MINKKVNNVHEALQGIEDCMTLMLGGFGLCGIPENSIAELVQKGTKNLTCISNNAGVDDFGLGLLLQKKQIKKMISSYVGENAEFERQMLSGELEVELIPQGTLAERCRAAQVGIPAFFTPAGYGTEVAQGKETREFNGKMYVMEEAFQADFSIVKAWKGDIAGNLIFKGTARNFNPAMAGAAKITIAEVEELVEAGTLDPNQIHIPGIFVQRIFQGEKYEKRIEQRTVRSKK, from the coding sequence ATGATTAACAAAAAAGTAAATAACGTTCATGAGGCGCTCCAAGGAATTGAAGATTGTATGACTTTGATGTTGGGTGGTTTTGGATTATGTGGTATTCCTGAGAATTCCATTGCCGAATTGGTTCAAAAAGGCACCAAAAATCTAACTTGTATTTCAAACAATGCCGGAGTAGATGATTTTGGATTAGGACTGCTTTTGCAAAAAAAACAAATAAAAAAAATGATTTCTTCTTATGTAGGAGAAAATGCCGAATTTGAACGTCAAATGCTTTCGGGTGAACTCGAAGTCGAACTCATTCCACAAGGAACTTTAGCCGAACGTTGTAGAGCGGCTCAAGTAGGTATTCCTGCCTTTTTTACTCCTGCAGGTTATGGTACGGAAGTAGCCCAAGGCAAAGAAACCCGAGAATTCAATGGGAAAATGTACGTAATGGAAGAAGCTTTTCAAGCCGATTTTTCTATTGTGAAAGCCTGGAAAGGCGATATAGCAGGAAATTTAATCTTTAAGGGAACAGCCCGAAATTTCAATCCTGCCATGGCTGGTGCTGCTAAAATTACCATTGCCGAAGTGGAAGAATTAGTTGAAGCAGGAACTTTAGACCCCAACCAAATTCATATTCCTGGAATTTTTGTGCAACGTATTTTTCAAGGGGAGAAGTATGAGAAGCGAATTGAGCAACGAACAGTTCGTTCTAAGAAATAA
- a CDS encoding penicillin-binding protein 1A produces MAVKKTNNTEQDIKYYAKKFWKFFFYGLGGVFLFFLFASWGLFGPMPSFEDLENPDSNLATEIISSDGVVIGKYFQVNRSQLKYSDLPKNLVDALVATEDERFYEHSGIDGRGTLRAILSLGTNGGASTLTQQLAKQLFHGEGSKFLPFRIVQKAKEWIIAIRLERQYTKNEILAMYCNVYDFGNYAVGVSSAAQTYFSKTPKELTVDESAILVGMFKNSGLYNPVRNPVGVKNRRNVVLAQMEKAGMITNAQKEKLQELPIKLKFKLESHREGTATYFREYLRDYLKKWAETNKKPDGTDYDIYKDGLKIYTTIDSRMQAHAEEAVAAHMANLQEEFFIEQKNNKNAPFVSITEKETNRILKQAMKASNRWFIMKSMEKTDDEIIESFNKKVPMTVFTWKGEKDTIMTPLDSIRYYKHFLQAGLMAMEPQTGHIKAWVGGINYKYFQYDHVAQGARQVGSTFKPFVYATAIEQLNMSPCDTIIDAPFTIPVGRHHVTETWTPRNSNNTYLGMVTLKKALANSINTVSAKLIDKVGPEAVIKLTHKLGVKTQIPAQPSIALGAVDITVEEMVAAYSTFANQGVYNKPQFLSRIEDKSGVVIYEPIPESHDVLNKDIAFAVVKLLEGVTEGGSGSRLRTEYGGSGDNRWTGYPYMFTNPIAGKTGTTQNQSDGWFMGMVPNLVTGVWVGCEDRSARFKSLTYGQGATAALPVWGYFMKLCYQDPNLKVSKEPFERPANLSIKVDCYQPRVVRDTVAKDTVQTTDEFEL; encoded by the coding sequence ATGGCAGTTAAAAAGACAAATAATACAGAACAGGATATTAAATATTATGCTAAAAAATTCTGGAAGTTTTTCTTTTATGGATTAGGAGGCGTTTTTCTCTTTTTCTTATTTGCTTCCTGGGGTCTTTTTGGACCTATGCCTTCTTTTGAAGATTTAGAAAATCCAGATTCTAATTTGGCAACCGAAATTATATCATCAGATGGGGTTGTAATTGGGAAATATTTTCAGGTAAATCGTTCGCAATTAAAGTATTCTGATTTACCTAAAAATTTGGTTGATGCATTAGTAGCAACTGAAGATGAGCGTTTTTACGAGCATTCAGGAATTGACGGTAGAGGTACTTTAAGAGCTATTTTAAGCTTAGGGACAAATGGTGGAGCGAGTACTTTAACCCAGCAATTAGCAAAACAACTTTTTCACGGAGAAGGTTCTAAATTTCTACCTTTTCGTATCGTTCAAAAAGCGAAAGAGTGGATTATTGCTATTCGATTAGAAAGACAATATACTAAGAATGAGATTCTTGCAATGTATTGTAACGTGTATGATTTTGGAAATTATGCAGTAGGAGTGAGTTCGGCAGCTCAGACTTATTTTTCAAAAACACCTAAAGAATTAACGGTAGACGAATCGGCAATTTTGGTGGGTATGTTCAAAAATTCTGGTTTATATAATCCTGTTAGAAATCCTGTGGGTGTTAAAAACCGTAGAAATGTGGTGTTGGCACAAATGGAAAAAGCGGGTATGATTACCAATGCACAGAAAGAAAAATTACAAGAGTTGCCTATCAAATTGAAATTTAAATTAGAAAGCCATAGAGAAGGTACGGCAACCTATTTTAGAGAATATTTGAGAGATTATTTAAAAAAATGGGCCGAAACCAACAAAAAACCAGATGGTACGGACTACGATATTTACAAAGACGGTTTAAAAATTTATACTACAATAGATTCAAGAATGCAAGCCCATGCCGAAGAAGCAGTGGCTGCCCATATGGCGAATCTTCAAGAGGAGTTTTTTATAGAACAAAAGAATAACAAAAATGCTCCTTTTGTAAGCATAACCGAAAAGGAAACCAATCGTATATTAAAACAAGCCATGAAGGCATCTAATCGTTGGTTTATTATGAAATCAATGGAAAAAACGGATGATGAGATCATTGAATCTTTCAATAAGAAAGTCCCAATGACCGTATTTACTTGGAAAGGTGAGAAAGATACCATTATGACTCCGTTGGATTCTATCCGTTATTACAAACACTTTTTACAGGCAGGTTTAATGGCAATGGAACCACAAACAGGTCATATAAAAGCTTGGGTAGGTGGAATTAATTATAAGTATTTCCAATACGATCACGTAGCACAAGGAGCAAGACAAGTAGGTTCTACCTTTAAACCCTTTGTTTATGCCACCGCAATTGAGCAGTTAAATATGTCGCCATGTGATACCATTATTGATGCGCCATTCACTATTCCTGTAGGACGTCATCATGTAACTGAAACCTGGACACCTAGAAACTCTAATAACACTTATCTTGGAATGGTAACGCTTAAAAAAGCGTTGGCCAATTCTATTAATACGGTTTCGGCTAAATTAATTGACAAAGTAGGTCCTGAGGCGGTTATTAAATTAACGCACAAATTAGGGGTTAAAACTCAAATCCCTGCTCAACCTTCCATTGCACTTGGAGCGGTTGATATTACGGTTGAAGAAATGGTAGCAGCTTACAGTACATTTGCTAACCAAGGTGTTTATAATAAACCACAATTTTTATCCCGTATTGAAGATAAAAGTGGGGTAGTAATCTATGAGCCTATTCCAGAATCTCATGATGTGTTGAATAAAGATATTGCTTTTGCAGTAGTTAAATTGTTGGAAGGGGTAACCGAAGGCGGTTCTGGTTCTCGATTACGAACAGAATACGGAGGAAGTGGAGATAATAGATGGACTGGATATCCGTATATGTTTACTAACCCAATCGCAGGTAAAACAGGTACTACACAAAATCAATCAGATGGTTGGTTTATGGGAATGGTTCCAAATTTAGTAACTGGTGTTTGGGTAGGATGTGAAGACCGTTCGGCACGTTTTAAAAGTCTTACCTACGGACAAGGAGCTACGGCTGCCTTACCTGTTTGGGGGTATTTTATGAAATTGTGTTATCAAGATCCTAATCTTAAAGTGTCGAAAGAACCTTTTGAAAGACCGGCTAATCTTTCTATAAAAGTAGATTGTTATCAGCCAAGAGTTGTTAGAGATACAGTCGCTAAAGATACCGTTCAAACAACAGATGAATTTGAATTATAG
- a CDS encoding gliding motility lipoprotein GldH, whose product MKLKNSVLILLVSVFFLSCDDKRVFDEYKSVGSAWHKDSVVSFNLPELDSTKKYDLFLNIRDNNNYPFSNLFLIVSLEKPNGYTKVDTLEYEMAAPDGTLLGNGFTDIKESKLYYKENVKFRGKYKLHIKQAVREGGKVPGVTQLEGITEVGLRIEKKNKK is encoded by the coding sequence ATGAAGCTAAAAAATAGCGTTTTAATACTTTTAGTGAGCGTGTTCTTTTTGTCTTGTGATGACAAAAGGGTTTTTGATGAGTACAAGTCGGTAGGGAGTGCTTGGCATAAAGATAGTGTGGTTTCTTTTAACTTACCAGAATTGGATTCGACTAAAAAATACGATCTTTTTTTAAATATCAGGGACAATAATAATTATCCGTTTAGCAATTTATTTTTGATTGTAAGTTTAGAAAAACCAAATGGTTATACTAAAGTAGACACTTTAGAATACGAAATGGCGGCACCTGACGGTACCCTTTTAGGTAACGGATTTACAGATATCAAAGAAAGTAAATTGTACTATAAAGAAAATGTAAAATTTAGAGGAAAATACAAACTCCATATCAAACAAGCCGTTAGAGAAGGAGGAAAAGTTCCTGGAGTTACCCAATTAGAGGGTATTACAGAAGTGGGTTTAAGAATTGAAAAAAAGAATAAAAAATAG
- a CDS encoding PSP1 domain-containing protein, which translates to MACTSCSTSDGGSPKGCKNNGTCGTDSCNKLTVFDWLSNMSLPNGDAPFNCVEVRFKNGRKEFFRNTEKLTLSMGDIVATVASPGHDIGIVTLTGELVRIQMKKKGINPDANDIPKIYRKASQKDIDIWTAARDKEEPMKVRARELAIAQKLEMKISDIEFQGDGSKATFYYTANDRVDFRQLIKDFAKEFNTRIEMKQVGFRQEAARLGGIGSCGRELCCSTWLTDFRSVNTSAARYQQLSLNPQKLAGQCGKLKCCLNYELDTYMDALKGFPEFETKLITEKGDAVCQKQDIFKGLMWFAYTNNFANWHVLKIDKVKEIIAENKLKNKVSSLEDYAIEVTQEVEKDFNNAMGQESLTRFDQPKRNKRNNKKAKKTVESTAATPNAKKPSHKNKPSNKPAQGAPTATTEQKQAGDKKSKGPRKPIIIKKNEAKK; encoded by the coding sequence ATGGCATGTACAAGTTGTTCAACTTCTGATGGTGGTTCACCTAAGGGTTGCAAAAATAATGGGACTTGCGGCACCGACAGCTGCAACAAATTAACGGTTTTCGATTGGCTTTCTAATATGAGTTTGCCTAATGGCGATGCCCCTTTTAATTGTGTTGAAGTCCGTTTTAAAAATGGAAGAAAAGAGTTTTTTCGCAATACCGAAAAATTGACTTTGAGTATGGGGGATATTGTTGCTACAGTAGCTTCTCCTGGTCATGATATTGGAATTGTTACGCTTACAGGTGAATTGGTTCGTATCCAAATGAAGAAAAAAGGAATCAATCCGGATGCGAATGATATTCCTAAAATTTACCGTAAGGCTTCTCAAAAAGACATCGATATTTGGACAGCAGCCCGTGATAAAGAAGAGCCAATGAAAGTACGAGCACGCGAATTAGCGATTGCTCAAAAACTAGAAATGAAAATATCTGATATCGAATTTCAAGGAGACGGTTCTAAAGCAACTTTTTATTATACTGCTAATGATCGTGTCGATTTTAGACAATTAATTAAAGACTTTGCTAAAGAATTCAATACCCGAATCGAAATGAAACAAGTAGGTTTCCGTCAGGAAGCGGCTCGTTTAGGAGGAATTGGTTCGTGCGGACGTGAATTGTGTTGTTCGACTTGGTTAACGGATTTCAGAAGCGTAAATACTTCGGCGGCGCGTTACCAACAATTGTCCTTAAATCCTCAAAAATTAGCCGGACAATGTGGAAAGTTAAAATGTTGTTTGAACTATGAGTTAGATACTTATATGGATGCCTTAAAAGGTTTTCCAGAATTTGAAACCAAATTAATTACCGAAAAAGGAGATGCTGTTTGTCAAAAACAGGATATTTTCAAAGGATTAATGTGGTTTGCTTATACCAATAATTTTGCCAATTGGCACGTTCTAAAGATTGATAAGGTTAAAGAAATTATTGCCGAAAATAAGTTAAAAAATAAAGTTTCATCATTAGAAGATTACGCTATTGAAGTGACTCAAGAGGTTGAAAAAGACTTCAATAACGCAATGGGTCAAGAAAGTTTAACACGTTTTGATCAGCCAAAAAGAAACAAGCGAAACAATAAAAAGGCTAAAAAAACAGTTGAAAGTACAGCGGCAACACCAAATGCTAAAAAACCGTCACATAAAAATAAACCATCTAATAAACCAGCACAGGGAGCTCCAACAGCTACAACTGAGCAAAAACAAGCAGGAGATAAAAAGTCCAAAGGACCTAGAAAACCTATAATTATTAAAAAAAATGAAGCTAAAAAATAG
- a CDS encoding ferredoxin — translation MVIVTLQRDKCIGCNYCVEMAPLQFQMSKKDGKSVLLHSQNAKGFFTLKSHDYSIAESCELAVKACPVKIITIKET, via the coding sequence ATGGTTATAGTTACCTTGCAAAGAGATAAATGTATTGGTTGTAATTATTGCGTAGAAATGGCTCCATTACAGTTTCAAATGTCTAAAAAAGACGGTAAATCAGTTTTATTGCATTCGCAAAATGCCAAAGGGTTTTTTACCTTAAAATCGCATGATTACAGCATTGCCGAAAGTTGTGAATTAGCCGTAAAAGCCTGTCCTGTGAAAATAATTACAATAAAAGAAACTTAG
- a CDS encoding peptidase U32 family protein, with translation MTLTNKIELMAPAGNFESLQAGIDNGADSVYFGVEQLNMRARSTVNFTIDDLPEIARRCEEKKVRSYLTLNTIIYDHDLSVVKTLLNKAKEANITAVIASDQAVIAMARSIGMEVHISTQLNITNIETIRFYSLFADTMVLSRELSLRQVKSITSQIEKEQIKGPSGNLVEIEIFGHGALCMAVSGKCYLSLHSHNSSANRGACKQNCRKKYTVIDQESGFEIELDNEYMMSPKDLCTLDFLDQVIDSGIQVLKIEGRGRAPEYVATVIKTYREAIDSYYEGTYSKEKVAVWMEALNTVYNRGFWAGYYLGQELGEWSEVPGSVATQKKVYIGKGTHYFPKAEIGQFKIEAYDIKIGDKILITGPNTGAQEMLIEEMFVNDAQADKATKGDDCTFKLPFRIRMSDKLYKIVEA, from the coding sequence ATGACATTGACGAATAAAATTGAGCTCATGGCTCCCGCTGGGAACTTTGAGTCACTTCAGGCTGGAATAGATAATGGTGCTGATTCGGTTTACTTTGGGGTAGAGCAATTAAATATGCGCGCCCGTTCGACAGTAAACTTTACCATAGACGATTTACCGGAAATTGCCCGACGTTGTGAGGAAAAAAAGGTGAGAAGTTACCTGACTTTGAACACCATCATTTACGATCACGATTTATCGGTTGTAAAAACTTTATTGAATAAAGCCAAAGAAGCCAATATTACTGCGGTTATTGCTTCGGACCAGGCAGTTATTGCTATGGCGAGAAGCATTGGAATGGAAGTGCATATTTCCACTCAGTTGAATATCACTAATATTGAAACTATTCGATTCTATAGCCTTTTTGCCGATACGATGGTTTTAAGTCGCGAATTGAGTTTGCGTCAGGTAAAAAGCATCACTTCTCAAATTGAAAAAGAGCAAATAAAAGGTCCCTCAGGGAATTTAGTAGAAATCGAAATTTTTGGTCACGGTGCCTTGTGTATGGCAGTTTCAGGTAAATGTTATTTGAGTCTGCATTCGCATAATTCTTCAGCCAACAGAGGTGCCTGCAAGCAAAATTGCCGCAAAAAATATACCGTAATCGACCAGGAGAGCGGATTCGAAATCGAGTTGGATAATGAATACATGATGTCGCCAAAAGATCTATGCACTTTGGATTTTCTGGATCAGGTAATCGATTCGGGTATTCAGGTTTTAAAAATTGAAGGTCGTGGCCGTGCTCCGGAATATGTGGCAACAGTAATCAAAACTTATCGTGAGGCGATTGATAGCTATTACGAAGGAACTTATTCGAAAGAAAAAGTGGCTGTGTGGATGGAAGCATTGAATACGGTTTACAATCGCGGATTTTGGGCCGGATATTATTTGGGTCAGGAATTAGGTGAATGGAGTGAAGTTCCCGGTTCTGTGGCTACCCAGAAAAAAGTGTATATTGGAAAAGGAACACATTATTTCCCAAAAGCCGAGATTGGTCAATTTAAAATTGAGGCTTACGATATTAAAATTGGAGATAAAATTTTAATTACGGGACCTAACACAGGAGCTCAGGAAATGCTTATTGAAGAAATGTTTGTGAACGATGCTCAAGCCGATAAAGCAACCAAAGGAGATGATTGTACGTTCAAATTGCCATTCCGAATCCGTATGTCGGACAAATTATATAAAATTGTGGAAGCCTAA
- a CDS encoding rhodanese-related sulfurtransferase: MQLYNTLSAEERAELIDQAGKQRLTLSFYAYAKIEDPKKFRDDLFIAWNALDALGRIYVAHEGINAQMNVPAENFEAFRETLEVYDFMKGIRLNVAVEHDDHAFLKLTIKVRHKIVADGLNDDTFDVTNKGVHLKAKEFNEILEDPNTIVVDFRNHYESEVGHFKGAITPDVETFRESLPIINEQLQDFKEDKNLVMYCTGGIRCEKASAYFKHQGFKNVFQLEGGIINYAKQIQEEGLESKFIGKNFVFDNRLGERITDDIIAQCHQCGKPCDNHTNCANDGCHLLFIQCDDCKAAMENCCSTECQEITHLPYEEQIKLRSGKQVGNKVFRKGKSESLKFKHSGNLPNAALATASRTNDIRQKIKVKKTLVGKAEHYYVKAGIGLFTIENQELNLGDKILISGPTTGNQELVLEKMFVNGYEGTQAVAGDKLTFAVPFRIRLSDKLYKILD; the protein is encoded by the coding sequence ATGCAACTGTACAACACCTTAAGCGCAGAAGAAAGAGCTGAATTGATTGATCAAGCAGGTAAACAACGTCTTACGTTGTCTTTCTATGCGTATGCCAAAATTGAAGATCCCAAAAAATTTCGTGATGATTTATTTATTGCCTGGAATGCACTCGATGCACTAGGTCGTATTTACGTTGCACATGAAGGTATTAACGCTCAGATGAACGTTCCTGCCGAAAATTTTGAAGCTTTCAGAGAAACGCTGGAAGTGTATGATTTCATGAAAGGCATTCGCTTGAATGTAGCTGTTGAACATGACGATCACGCATTTTTAAAATTAACAATCAAAGTACGTCACAAGATTGTTGCTGACGGACTAAACGATGATACTTTTGATGTAACCAACAAAGGGGTTCACTTGAAAGCCAAAGAATTCAACGAAATTCTGGAAGATCCAAATACTATTGTGGTAGATTTTAGAAATCACTACGAGAGTGAAGTAGGTCATTTTAAAGGCGCTATCACTCCTGATGTAGAGACTTTTAGAGAAAGTTTACCTATTATCAACGAACAACTTCAGGACTTTAAAGAAGACAAAAATCTGGTAATGTACTGCACCGGTGGTATTCGTTGTGAAAAAGCCAGCGCTTATTTCAAACACCAAGGTTTTAAAAATGTTTTCCAATTGGAAGGTGGAATCATCAATTATGCGAAACAAATCCAGGAAGAAGGTTTGGAAAGCAAATTCATTGGTAAAAACTTCGTTTTTGATAATCGTTTAGGAGAAAGAATCACGGATGATATTATTGCACAATGCCATCAGTGTGGAAAACCATGTGATAATCATACCAATTGCGCTAATGATGGTTGCCATTTATTGTTTATCCAATGTGACGACTGTAAAGCAGCTATGGAAAATTGCTGTTCTACCGAATGTCAGGAAATCACGCATTTACCATACGAAGAGCAAATCAAACTAAGAAGCGGAAAACAAGTAGGAAATAAGGTTTTCCGTAAAGGAAAATCAGAAAGTTTGAAATTCAAACATTCAGGAAATTTACCAAACGCTGCCTTAGCTACTGCTTCAAGAACAAATGATATTCGCCAGAAAATAAAAGTAAAAAAGACCTTAGTAGGTAAAGCCGAGCATTATTATGTAAAAGCGGGAATTGGTCTTTTTACGATTGAAAACCAAGAATTGAATTTGGGTGATAAAATCCTTATCTCGGGTCCAACAACAGGAAATCAGGAATTGGTTTTAGAAAAAATGTTTGTTAATGGATACGAAGGAACTCAGGCTGTAGCTGGCGACAAACTAACATTTGCAGTTCCTTTTAGAATTCGTTTATCTGATAAATTATATAAAATTTTAGACTAA